A region of Sandaracinaceae bacterium DNA encodes the following proteins:
- a CDS encoding CTP synthase, with product MNSRHTKFIFVTGGVVSSIGKGLTAASMGALMEARGLRVTNMKLDPYINVDPGTMSPYQHGEVFVTDDGAETDLDLGHYERFTSATMRRANNFTTGRIYDAVISKERRGEYLGATIQVIPHITDEIKARVREATSNVDVAIVEIGGTVGDIESLPFLEAVRQIKVEEGPQNAISVHVTLIPYITAAGELKTKPTQHSVKELLGLGIQPEMLVCRVEQQDLPQGLRNKIAHFCNVPVASVIAAPDVKNIYELPIVLHAQKLDKQLCERLNIWTRDPELSAWKRISEAVDAPKSGRVSIAVVGKYVHLRDSYKSLHESLVHGGIANDVKVDLTYIDSEELESGDIAAQLAKHHGLLVPGGFGDRGTEGKIRAIQYARENNVPFFGICLGMQMAVIEYARHISGLEGANSAEFDPDAPHLVVDIMPDQRGVKDKGATMRLGSYPCVLAPGSIAASIYGAEEITERHRHRYEVNNQHREKLEADGLVLSGLSPDKHLVEMVELPKHPHFVACQFHPEFKSKPLRPHPLFTRFVRAAVVQRDTRDGTHAGATSSASVEA from the coding sequence ATGAACAGCCGACATACCAAGTTCATCTTCGTCACGGGCGGAGTTGTTAGTTCTATCGGCAAGGGCCTGACGGCCGCGTCGATGGGCGCCCTCATGGAGGCGCGCGGCCTGCGCGTGACCAACATGAAGCTCGATCCGTACATCAACGTGGATCCTGGCACGATGTCGCCGTACCAGCACGGCGAGGTGTTCGTCACGGACGACGGGGCCGAGACGGACCTCGACCTGGGTCACTACGAGCGCTTCACGTCGGCCACCATGCGCCGCGCCAACAACTTCACGACGGGGCGCATCTACGACGCGGTCATCTCGAAGGAGCGCCGCGGCGAGTACCTGGGCGCCACCATCCAGGTCATCCCGCACATCACGGACGAGATCAAAGCCCGCGTGCGCGAGGCCACCAGCAACGTGGACGTCGCCATCGTCGAGATCGGCGGCACCGTGGGCGACATCGAGTCGCTGCCGTTCCTCGAGGCCGTGCGTCAGATCAAGGTCGAAGAGGGCCCGCAGAACGCCATCTCGGTGCACGTCACGCTCATCCCGTACATCACGGCCGCGGGCGAGCTCAAGACCAAGCCCACGCAGCACTCCGTCAAGGAGCTGCTGGGCCTCGGCATCCAGCCCGAGATGCTGGTGTGCCGCGTGGAGCAGCAGGACCTCCCGCAGGGGCTGCGCAACAAGATCGCGCACTTCTGCAACGTGCCCGTCGCGTCCGTCATCGCCGCGCCGGACGTGAAGAACATCTACGAGCTGCCCATCGTGCTGCACGCCCAGAAGCTGGACAAGCAGCTGTGCGAGCGCTTGAACATCTGGACGCGCGACCCGGAGCTCAGCGCGTGGAAGCGCATCTCCGAGGCGGTGGACGCACCCAAGAGCGGGCGCGTCTCCATCGCCGTGGTGGGCAAGTACGTGCACCTGCGCGACAGCTACAAGTCGCTGCACGAGTCGCTGGTGCACGGCGGCATCGCCAACGACGTGAAGGTCGACCTGACCTACATCGACAGCGAGGAGCTGGAGAGCGGCGACATCGCGGCGCAGCTCGCGAAGCACCACGGCCTGCTCGTGCCGGGCGGCTTCGGCGACCGCGGCACGGAGGGCAAGATCCGCGCGATCCAGTACGCGCGCGAGAACAACGTGCCCTTCTTTGGTATCTGCCTCGGCATGCAGATGGCCGTCATCGAGTACGCTCGCCACATCTCGGGGCTCGAAGGGGCCAACAGCGCGGAGTTCGATCCGGACGCGCCGCACCTCGTCGTGGACATCATGCCCGACCAGCGCGGCGTGAAGGACAAAGGCGCCACGATGCGCCTTGGCAGCTACCCGTGTGTGCTCGCGCCGGGCTCCATCGCGGCCAGCATCTACGGCGCGGAAGAGATCACGGAGCGCCACCGGCACCGCTACGAGGTCAACAACCAGCACCGCGAGAAGCTTGAAGCGGACGGCCTGGTGTTGAGCGGTCTGTCCCCGGACAAGCACTTGGTGGAGATGGTGGAGCTGCCCAAGCACCCCCACTTCGTGGCCTGCCAGTTCCACCCCGAGTTCAAGAGCAAGCCGCTGCGCCCGCACCCGCTGTTCACGCGCTTCGTGCGCGCGGCCGTCGTGCAGCGCGACACGCGTGACGGCACCCACGCGGGCGCCACCTCGAGCGCCAGCGTCGAGGCCTGA
- a CDS encoding transglycosylase domain-containing protein, which yields MATRRQQLLRAALIGAPAACALVLWFGVLPGVVRERAEDALRERLGVAATVGGASLRLRGVVLSDVRVRTASGGLDVHLDAVGVRGQLLALATRGAAAVEYLQVRGARVAIDSSHDDLRSVFSRALRRSDGDGNGNGDAGGGDGPSQHSRGERRRGGPVLEARDADITVRDQHGLLMRTSQADIRLDGPRLELGATRIEGDPDIAGESVLLGARARLYRGHAGWTLADAEVSGGQVVWEDASLQEEPTADRFLDRVRAAVSALLPERAHERTDEDTDAVGGGWSRRLAPDVRLVIRDVDFETHGLGRPAVRIDNLDAEVQAEDDGWLRLRGSGRPSGDGSLEWDVRVSPEELRGEGHADFEGISLALVAPLLPSLPWYEADRAGLSGHLRIHAESPARLAVSGDVTLRDAAVSSPRIAPVPVFDINVAVAGSGYFMPLERKLEVTHATLRLGDAELRGSGSLERTTDHYALDARVSMNATPCDVVMRAVPEDLLGDLRGFSWTGEIGGLASLRVDSRDLDATALRVDVSDGCQFVSVPALADLRRVQAPFRHEVQEPNGEVFSMTTGPGTANWVSIHAMSPYFIHAVLAHEDAGFFNHTGFSVLSVERALVRNLREGRFVLGASTITMQLAKNLFLNREKTLARKLQEALLTWWLETAMSKKKLLELYLNIIEYGPNVYGIRQAARHYFGRDADELSPAESAFLACVLPAPKRMHHQYTQGRLGPSMRDRMARLMRHMRDRRRMDQAALDYGLAELASFRFRRSGGPPEHRVIPGTPGRLPFSTVTTSDEDWDTWEDAGALTEPEDDAFDGM from the coding sequence ATGGCCACCCGAAGACAACAGCTCCTGCGCGCCGCCCTGATCGGCGCACCCGCCGCATGCGCGCTGGTCTTGTGGTTCGGCGTGCTCCCAGGGGTCGTTCGGGAGCGGGCGGAAGACGCGCTGCGGGAGCGCCTCGGCGTCGCGGCCACCGTGGGCGGCGCGTCGTTGCGCCTACGCGGTGTGGTGTTGAGCGACGTGCGGGTTCGAACGGCGAGCGGCGGCCTCGACGTACACCTCGACGCCGTGGGCGTGCGTGGGCAGCTGCTGGCGTTGGCGACGCGCGGCGCGGCCGCCGTCGAGTACCTTCAAGTGCGCGGCGCCCGGGTAGCCATCGACTCGTCCCACGACGACTTGCGTAGCGTGTTCTCGCGCGCGCTCCGGCGCAGTGATGGTGATGGAAATGGAAACGGCGATGCCGGCGGCGGCGATGGCCCGTCCCAACATTCGCGTGGCGAACGCCGCCGCGGGGGGCCGGTGCTGGAGGCGCGCGACGCCGACATCACCGTCCGAGACCAGCACGGTCTGCTCATGCGAACCAGCCAGGCGGACATCCGCCTCGACGGTCCGCGCCTCGAGCTCGGTGCCACCCGCATCGAAGGCGACCCGGACATCGCGGGCGAGTCTGTGTTGCTGGGCGCCCGCGCGCGCCTGTATCGCGGGCACGCGGGCTGGACGCTGGCCGACGCGGAGGTGAGCGGCGGCCAGGTGGTGTGGGAGGACGCGTCCCTCCAAGAGGAGCCGACCGCCGACCGCTTCCTCGATCGTGTACGCGCGGCGGTCTCGGCGTTGTTGCCGGAGCGAGCTCACGAGCGCACGGACGAAGACACCGACGCGGTTGGTGGCGGTTGGTCGCGGCGCCTCGCGCCTGACGTTCGCCTCGTCATCCGCGACGTCGACTTCGAGACGCACGGCCTCGGACGCCCCGCGGTACGCATCGACAACCTCGACGCGGAGGTCCAGGCCGAGGACGACGGCTGGCTCCGTTTGCGAGGCAGCGGTCGCCCCTCCGGAGATGGCTCGCTCGAGTGGGACGTGCGCGTGTCACCGGAGGAGCTCCGCGGTGAAGGGCACGCGGACTTCGAGGGCATCAGCCTCGCGCTGGTCGCGCCCCTGCTGCCCAGCCTCCCGTGGTACGAGGCGGACCGCGCTGGGCTGTCCGGACACCTCCGCATCCACGCGGAGAGCCCCGCGCGGCTCGCCGTATCCGGCGACGTGACGTTGCGCGACGCGGCGGTGTCGTCGCCACGCATCGCGCCCGTCCCCGTGTTCGACATCAACGTGGCGGTCGCAGGGAGCGGGTACTTCATGCCGCTCGAGCGCAAGCTCGAAGTGACCCACGCCACGTTGCGGCTGGGGGACGCCGAGCTGCGGGGCTCCGGGAGCCTCGAACGGACGACGGACCACTACGCGCTGGACGCCAGGGTGTCCATGAACGCAACCCCGTGCGACGTGGTCATGCGCGCCGTGCCGGAGGATCTGCTGGGCGACCTGCGGGGGTTCAGCTGGACGGGAGAGATCGGCGGACTCGCTTCATTGCGGGTGGACTCACGAGACCTGGACGCGACCGCGTTGCGCGTCGACGTGTCGGACGGCTGTCAGTTCGTCTCGGTGCCCGCTCTGGCGGATCTGCGACGTGTCCAAGCGCCGTTCCGGCATGAGGTGCAGGAGCCGAATGGCGAGGTGTTCTCGATGACGACCGGGCCCGGGACCGCCAACTGGGTGAGCATTCACGCCATGAGCCCGTACTTCATCCATGCGGTGCTCGCGCACGAGGACGCAGGCTTCTTCAACCACACCGGCTTCTCGGTGCTGAGCGTCGAGCGTGCGCTGGTGCGGAACCTGCGCGAGGGGCGCTTCGTGTTGGGCGCCAGCACCATCACGATGCAGCTCGCCAAGAACCTGTTCCTGAACCGCGAGAAGACTCTCGCGCGCAAGCTGCAAGAGGCGCTCCTCACATGGTGGCTGGAGACCGCCATGTCCAAGAAGAAGCTGTTGGAACTCTATCTGAACATCATCGAGTACGGACCGAACGTCTACGGCATCCGCCAAGCGGCCCGGCACTACTTCGGACGCGACGCCGACGAGTTGAGCCCAGCGGAGAGCGCCTTTCTAGCGTGCGTCTTGCCAGCCCCGAAGCGCATGCACCACCAGTACACGCAGGGCCGTCTGGGACCATCCATGCGCGACAGGATGGCGCGACTGATGCGCCACATGCGCGACCGGCGACGCATGGATCAGGCGGCGCTCGACTACGGGCTGGCAGAGCTCGCGAGCTTCAGGTTCCGACGGAGCGGGGGGCCACCCGAACACCGCGTGATCCCGGGCACGCCTGGGCGCCTACCGTTCTCGACGGTGACGACCAGCGACGAAGACTGGGACACGTGGGAGGACGCTGGTGCGCTGACGGAGCCCGAGGACGACGCCTTCGACGGGATGTGA
- the acs gene encoding acetate--CoA ligase gives MSDSRITSVSTEARVFPPPTAFAATARVGTREAYDDLYARSVADPEGFWAEQAQAFHWFSPHERVLEWVAPHAKWFVGATTNLAYNCLDRHLSGPRADATAIVFEGEPGDVCRYTYRELHAEVCRLANALTQLGVAAGDRVGIYMGMVPEAAIAMLACARLGAVHTVIFGGFASEAIRDRLNDAGAKVVLTQDAAWRRGVVVPLKAQVDRALADVPSVQHVVVLKRMAEPLSLGEREHDWRALVDAQSAEHVAPPLDAEHPLFILYTSGTTGKPKGVLHTTGGYMVGTAVTTRHVFELRDDDVYWCTADVGWITGHSYVVYGPLCNGGTVLMYEGAPNHPAEDRFWDIIARHRVSILYTAPTAIRAFIKWGDEHPRRHDLSSLRLLGTVGEPINPEAWMWYREVIGGERCPIVDTWWQTETGGIMMTPLPGAVPAKPGSCCLPFFGVSPKVLRDDGQEAEPNEGGLLVIDRPWPSMLRTIWGDDERFRATYFSRFPGRYFTGDGARRDEDGYFWVMGRVDDVVNVAGHRLGTAEVESVLVAHEAVAEAAVVGRPDALKGQALVAFVTLKAEVPATEPLRAALIEKVSADIGKFARPDAVIWAEALPKTRSGKIMRRLLARLAAGETELGDVTTLEDAAVLARLRDNESDE, from the coding sequence ATGAGCGACTCCCGCATCACGAGCGTATCGACCGAGGCCCGCGTCTTCCCGCCCCCCACCGCGTTTGCTGCGACGGCCCGCGTGGGCACGCGAGAGGCCTACGACGATCTCTATGCCCGCAGCGTCGCCGACCCCGAGGGGTTCTGGGCAGAGCAGGCGCAAGCTTTCCACTGGTTCTCGCCGCACGAGCGCGTGCTCGAGTGGGTCGCGCCGCACGCCAAGTGGTTCGTGGGAGCCACCACCAACCTGGCGTACAATTGCCTCGACCGGCACCTCTCGGGTCCGCGGGCGGACGCGACCGCCATCGTGTTCGAGGGGGAGCCGGGCGACGTGTGTCGCTACACGTACCGTGAGCTCCACGCCGAGGTCTGTCGGCTCGCGAACGCGCTGACGCAGCTGGGGGTGGCCGCAGGGGACCGTGTGGGCATCTACATGGGGATGGTCCCCGAGGCGGCCATCGCGATGCTCGCCTGTGCGCGCCTCGGCGCTGTCCACACCGTCATCTTCGGCGGCTTCGCGTCCGAGGCCATCCGCGACCGCCTCAACGACGCGGGCGCGAAGGTCGTGCTCACCCAAGACGCCGCATGGCGTCGCGGCGTCGTGGTGCCGCTCAAGGCGCAGGTGGACCGCGCGCTCGCGGACGTGCCCAGCGTTCAGCACGTGGTGGTGCTGAAGCGCATGGCGGAGCCGCTCTCGCTCGGGGAACGCGAGCACGACTGGCGCGCCCTCGTCGACGCGCAGTCCGCCGAGCATGTGGCCCCGCCGCTCGACGCCGAGCACCCGCTGTTCATCTTGTACACGTCCGGCACGACGGGGAAGCCCAAGGGTGTGCTGCACACGACTGGCGGCTACATGGTGGGGACGGCCGTCACCACCAGGCACGTGTTCGAGCTGCGCGACGACGACGTCTACTGGTGTACGGCGGACGTGGGGTGGATCACCGGTCACAGCTACGTGGTGTATGGCCCGCTGTGCAACGGCGGCACCGTGCTCATGTACGAGGGCGCGCCCAACCACCCCGCGGAGGACCGCTTCTGGGACATCATCGCGCGGCACCGCGTGAGCATCCTGTACACCGCACCCACGGCCATCCGCGCGTTCATCAAGTGGGGGGACGAGCACCCGCGGCGGCACGACCTGAGCTCGCTGCGTCTGCTCGGGACCGTGGGCGAGCCCATCAACCCGGAGGCGTGGATGTGGTACCGCGAGGTCATTGGCGGCGAACGTTGCCCCATCGTCGACACGTGGTGGCAGACGGAGACGGGCGGGATCATGATGACCCCGCTCCCGGGGGCCGTCCCTGCCAAGCCTGGTTCGTGCTGTCTACCCTTCTTTGGGGTCTCGCCCAAGGTGTTGCGCGATGATGGGCAGGAGGCCGAGCCGAACGAGGGCGGCCTCCTGGTGATCGATCGTCCTTGGCCGAGCATGCTGCGGACCATCTGGGGCGATGACGAGCGCTTCCGCGCGACCTACTTCTCGCGCTTCCCGGGTCGCTACTTCACTGGCGACGGGGCCCGCCGCGACGAAGACGGGTATTTCTGGGTCATGGGGCGCGTGGACGACGTCGTCAACGTCGCCGGACACCGCCTGGGGACGGCCGAGGTGGAGAGCGTGCTCGTCGCGCACGAGGCGGTTGCGGAGGCGGCGGTGGTCGGTCGTCCCGATGCGCTGAAGGGCCAGGCCTTGGTCGCGTTCGTCACGCTCAAGGCCGAGGTCCCCGCGACGGAGCCGCTGCGCGCGGCGTTGATCGAGAAGGTCAGCGCCGACATCGGCAAGTTCGCGCGACCGGACGCCGTCATCTGGGCGGAGGCTCTTCCCAAGACACGCAGCGGAAAGATCATGCGGCGCCTGCTCGCGCGCCTCGCTGCGGGCGAGACGGAGCTCGGAGACGTGACCACCCTCGAGGACGCGGCGGTCTTGGCGCGCCTGCGTGACAACGAGAGCGACGAATAG